A window of Chitinophagaceae bacterium contains these coding sequences:
- a CDS encoding rhodanese-like domain-containing protein — translation MFALIKKIFPRLIRQPDWEVLFQEGALLIDVRKEKDFELGHAPRALNIPMNELETKAEKLKKLNVPVIVVCGSGFKSATANEILKDKGLEKVYNGGMWFNFQQFSK, via the coding sequence ATGTTTGCACTAATAAAAAAAATATTCCCCCGATTAATCAGACAACCCGACTGGGAAGTCTTGTTTCAGGAAGGGGCTTTGTTGATTGATGTCCGAAAAGAAAAAGATTTTGAACTTGGGCATGCACCAAGAGCATTGAATATTCCCATGAATGAGTTGGAGACAAAGGCTGAAAAACTAAAAAAACTTAATGTTCCTGTAATTGTAGTTTGCGGTTCAGGTTTTAAAAGCGCTACCGCTAATGAAATCTTAAAAGACAAAGGTCTTGAAAAGGTTTATAATGGTGGAATGTGGTTTAATTTTCAACAATTTTCAAAGTAA
- a CDS encoding T9SS C-terminal target domain-containing protein, with the protein MNFFRKISILFCFFILLSNFIKDSIASPDCRESVFFGYSAEGAFQPTVFTLIPSYPQNFGEILIELQPVIHSGDLLGVRATFVEGLTGPIRVEMSYASNNDSIYFEKYDLNIQSTPLEDTSIFVPNIIQMIPDWHNSNYVFSKNGNEIEFSKLNLNDKSLLNIATLQIDSLVDIFESSYSYFGLHLIGMKDDTIRKYYNIKVETGSILLDVDISAIEGEIFFAAGDENEVMFISQKTEDSLQTFFTHYYSDTDSFSYMQITELDTIYNVTSWRNEPPSMSINEINSEIAILTNSTDTNFQSKLHIYDIDSGQFMTSYPFDFDAKKVYVPGLKNAWLSSNLYLSSTPPVFVEYEEANERFIARLSSDLTTINQNEKKEIPLSGISTYSSTFYCIVPVEEISVNEFNIQIFPNPASGYTTINLPEEITNPSVAVYDLQGRKVLTQDLYQNENVLPLKGLTKGVYIITVKSESQVLKMDKLVVF; encoded by the coding sequence ATGAATTTTTTTAGAAAAATCAGCATACTATTTTGTTTCTTTATTCTTTTATCAAATTTCATTAAAGATTCAATTGCATCACCTGATTGTCGTGAAAGTGTTTTCTTTGGTTATTCAGCTGAAGGTGCTTTTCAACCTACTGTTTTTACTTTAATTCCAAGTTATCCGCAAAATTTTGGAGAAATTTTAATTGAATTACAACCGGTAATTCATTCAGGTGATTTGCTGGGAGTAAGGGCAACTTTTGTTGAAGGACTTACCGGTCCAATTAGGGTGGAAATGTCGTATGCATCAAATAATGACAGTATTTATTTTGAAAAATATGATCTTAACATTCAAAGTACTCCTTTAGAAGATACTTCAATTTTTGTTCCCAACATTATTCAAATGATTCCGGATTGGCATAATTCTAATTATGTATTTAGTAAAAATGGAAATGAAATTGAGTTTTCAAAACTAAATTTAAATGATAAATCACTATTAAACATTGCTACTTTACAAATAGATAGTTTGGTAGATATATTTGAAAGCAGCTATTCATATTTTGGTTTACACCTAATAGGAATGAAAGATGATACTATAAGAAAGTATTACAATATTAAAGTAGAAACAGGTTCAATTTTACTTGATGTTGATATCAGTGCCATTGAAGGGGAGATATTTTTCGCTGCCGGAGATGAAAACGAAGTGATGTTTATCTCTCAAAAAACGGAAGACTCTTTGCAAACATTTTTTACACATTATTATTCTGATACAGATAGCTTTTCATACATGCAGATTACAGAATTAGATACCATATATAATGTGACATCCTGGAGAAATGAACCGCCTTCAATGTCAATAAACGAAATAAATTCTGAAATTGCTATTTTAACCAACTCTACAGATACAAACTTTCAATCTAAGTTACACATCTATGATATAGATTCAGGTCAATTCATGACCTCATATCCCTTTGACTTTGATGCCAAAAAAGTGTATGTGCCCGGCTTGAAAAATGCATGGTTATCGTCTAATTTATATCTGTCTTCTACTCCCCCTGTATTCGTGGAATATGAAGAGGCTAATGAGCGATTTATTGCTCGATTATCTTCGGACTTAACAACGATTAATCAAAATGAAAAGAAAGAAATTCCATTAAGTGGTATTTCTACATATTCTTCAACATTTTATTGTATTGTCCCGGTAGAAGAAATTAGTGTAAATGAATTTAATATTCAAATTTTTCCAAACCCTGCTTCCGGCTACACAACCATCAACCTTCCAGAAGAGATTACAAATCCTTCTGTTGCTGTTTATGATTTACAAGGTCGGAAAGTACTCACTCAAGATTTATATCAAAATGAAAATGTCTTGCCTCTGAAAGGCTTGACAAAGGGAGTTTATATTATTACAGTTAAGAGCGAAAGTCAGGTATTAAAGATGGATAAATTGGTCGTTTTTTAG
- a CDS encoding YeeE/YedE family protein gives MIRWFIYLFLGILFGIILTKSEVISWYRIQEMFRFQSFHMYGIIGSAIFTGMVLIGLLKLNGGKAIDGTKIDFPKKVYNHGYIIGGSIFGMGWAMTGACPGPLFALVGAGVYPVLIIILFALIGTWVYSYFRPNLPH, from the coding sequence ATGATTAGATGGTTTATATATTTGTTTTTAGGTATCCTTTTTGGGATAATATTAACAAAAAGTGAAGTGATTTCCTGGTATCGTATTCAGGAGATGTTCCGGTTTCAATCCTTTCATATGTATGGAATAATTGGTAGTGCCATTTTTACCGGGATGGTTTTAATAGGGTTGCTAAAACTGAACGGAGGAAAAGCAATTGATGGTACAAAAATTGATTTCCCCAAAAAAGTATATAACCATGGTTATATAATTGGAGGAAGTATATTTGGAATGGGGTGGGCTATGACAGGAGCATGTCCAGGACCTTTATTTGCTTTGGTTGGAGCAGGTGTTTATCCTGTATTAATAATTATATTGTTTGCATTAATAGGAACATGGGTTTATAGTTACTTTAGACCTAATTTACCACATTAA
- the smc gene encoding chromosome segregation protein SMC, translating into MLLFCNAKQSSILRLTDLHIKGFKSFAEKTHISFDNNITGVVGPNGCGKSNIVDAIRWVLGEQKTTSLRLEKMENIIFNGTRKRKASGLAEVSLTFENTKNNLPTEFTSVTVTRILHRDGESEYRLNDVPCRLKDITNLFLDTGISSDSYAIIELKMIDEILNDRDNSRRKLFEQAAGISKYKQRKKETLQKLSATDADLERVEDLLFEIEGNLKSLEKQARKAERFKKLKAEYKECSLNLISIQLDDIKNAYHKLEKQIDDEKLKVSELDGEIAKLNSFIEKEKTTLLDKEKELSQSQHSVNNLNNKINKLENSLNIQKQEIKFLEEKLLQLQKQEKEAGPKRQSFEKDIENLTILKVQVDEEVAVLETKVKQLQEANTNEESEKTELETQLKKVKSESAELQKEIVEFEKKSAVFEARFQNLELNFKKTDVEEKEKRDKIQHLQTELNTFSANKKNEENKLADIEKEVENHLQKKKDLADKKDGLKEKLSSTERKWDARKNEYTLVKSLVDNMEGFPESIRYLKKGTEFMQNIPLLSDVIYSENKYRPAIENFLEPYLNYFIVPDWETADKAVKTLNDSAKGRANFFILSAFGNEKSNRANEIEGTVRAIDVIEADQKFMPLLEYLFQKVYIAEEQAKSTLNLSEKGNVLLDSEGRWIKGDKQLSGGSVGLFEGKRIGRAKSLEKLKKEIENLEKQSWDLKGQIDGVNQKEQELERIDPAKSLIKVSEDIQSLQQQINIVHAKIEQINANIEENKSKNIAISDEIQQIKTEKQALEEKIAVRKKTLKTLNESQQQFEEKFQQKAEQLSANKQSFNDVNLSFHQKKNHQENLKKEILQKNIRIDEIIEENKHIRREIVTGEEKISELIKSVKVTEENVHNAHDEKKLLEKTLTADENTFFEAKAKLQEKEKSLREKQNAQRQNEELLKELNEKITDFKIKLSGLRERLKIEFNTDINDLINEESDKSLSESEAIEKTQKLKHRIETFGEVNPMAIEAYEEMKSRYDFIIEQRKDLTDAKTSLVTTINKIEDTAKSRFLEAFVKVRENFQMVFRGLFTEEDQCDLSLVNPDNPLESGIQIFAQPKGKRPQVIDQLSGGEKALTALSLLFSLYLLKPAPFCILDEVDAPLDDANIEKFNKTIRSFSEKSQFILVTHNKLTMSSVDVIYGVTMAEQGVSKVVPVNFSELKAAS; encoded by the coding sequence ATGTTGTTATTTTGCAATGCTAAACAATCATCTATTTTGAGGCTGACAGATTTGCACATTAAGGGTTTTAAAAGTTTTGCTGAGAAAACACACATTTCCTTCGACAATAACATTACCGGAGTTGTCGGACCGAATGGTTGTGGCAAATCAAATATTGTAGATGCTATCCGTTGGGTTTTGGGCGAGCAAAAGACTACCTCTCTGCGACTTGAAAAAATGGAAAATATTATTTTCAACGGAACCCGTAAAAGAAAAGCTTCAGGCTTAGCAGAAGTAAGCCTGACTTTTGAAAATACTAAAAATAATCTGCCAACAGAGTTTACCTCAGTTACTGTCACCAGAATTTTACACAGAGATGGAGAAAGTGAATATCGCCTCAATGATGTTCCCTGCCGTTTGAAAGATATTACAAATCTCTTTTTAGACACCGGAATCAGCAGTGATTCTTATGCTATCATAGAGCTGAAAATGATAGATGAAATTTTGAATGACCGCGATAACTCACGCAGAAAACTCTTTGAACAGGCAGCCGGTATTAGTAAGTATAAACAGCGAAAAAAAGAAACCCTCCAAAAGCTTTCCGCCACGGATGCAGATTTAGAACGAGTGGAAGACTTGCTTTTTGAAATTGAGGGAAATCTTAAAAGTCTTGAAAAACAGGCCAGAAAAGCAGAACGATTCAAAAAGCTAAAAGCAGAATATAAAGAGTGCAGCTTAAATCTAATATCTATTCAACTAGATGATATAAAAAATGCCTATCACAAGCTTGAAAAACAAATTGATGATGAAAAACTAAAAGTTTCTGAGCTTGACGGGGAGATTGCTAAGCTCAACAGTTTTATTGAAAAAGAGAAAACAACTCTTTTAGATAAAGAAAAAGAATTGAGTCAATCCCAACACTCTGTAAACAACCTGAATAACAAAATCAATAAACTTGAAAACAGCCTGAATATTCAAAAGCAGGAAATTAAATTTTTGGAAGAAAAGCTGTTACAACTTCAAAAACAGGAAAAAGAAGCCGGACCCAAACGACAATCTTTTGAAAAAGACATTGAAAATCTAACTATTTTAAAAGTTCAAGTAGATGAGGAAGTGGCAGTACTTGAAACAAAAGTCAAGCAACTTCAAGAGGCAAATACGAATGAGGAATCAGAAAAAACAGAACTTGAAACTCAACTCAAAAAAGTAAAATCCGAATCAGCGGAACTGCAAAAAGAAATCGTTGAATTTGAAAAAAAATCAGCTGTTTTTGAAGCCCGCTTTCAAAATCTCGAGTTAAACTTTAAAAAAACAGATGTTGAAGAAAAAGAGAAAAGAGACAAAATTCAACATTTGCAAACTGAACTAAACACATTTTCAGCCAATAAAAAAAATGAAGAAAACAAGCTGGCAGACATTGAAAAAGAAGTAGAAAATCACCTTCAAAAAAAGAAAGACTTAGCAGATAAAAAAGACGGCTTAAAAGAAAAACTTTCATCTACTGAAAGAAAATGGGATGCCCGGAAAAATGAATATACCTTAGTGAAGAGTCTGGTAGACAATATGGAAGGTTTCCCGGAATCAATAAGATATTTGAAAAAAGGGACGGAATTTATGCAAAACATCCCCCTGCTTTCTGATGTAATTTACAGTGAAAATAAGTACCGGCCTGCAATAGAGAACTTTTTAGAACCTTATTTGAACTACTTCATAGTACCGGACTGGGAAACTGCAGATAAAGCAGTAAAAACACTTAACGATAGTGCAAAAGGCAGAGCTAACTTTTTTATTCTCAGTGCTTTTGGTAATGAAAAATCAAATAGAGCAAATGAAATAGAAGGTACTGTGAGAGCGATAGATGTTATTGAAGCCGATCAAAAATTTATGCCTTTATTGGAATACCTGTTTCAAAAGGTTTACATAGCTGAAGAGCAAGCTAAAAGCACCCTCAACCTAAGCGAAAAAGGAAATGTATTGCTAGATTCTGAAGGGCGATGGATAAAAGGTGACAAACAATTGTCAGGTGGCTCTGTGGGGCTGTTTGAAGGCAAAAGAATCGGCAGGGCTAAGTCGCTGGAAAAATTAAAAAAAGAGATTGAAAATCTGGAAAAGCAAAGCTGGGATTTAAAAGGACAAATTGATGGTGTTAATCAAAAAGAACAGGAACTAGAAAGAATTGACCCGGCAAAATCCCTTATTAAAGTGAGTGAAGACATTCAATCTTTACAGCAACAGATAAATATTGTTCATGCTAAAATTGAACAGATAAATGCGAATATAGAGGAAAATAAGTCCAAAAACATAGCTATCTCGGATGAAATTCAGCAAATCAAAACTGAAAAACAGGCATTAGAAGAAAAAATTGCAGTTCGCAAAAAAACGCTAAAAACACTAAATGAATCCCAACAGCAGTTTGAAGAAAAATTTCAACAAAAAGCTGAGCAATTATCTGCAAACAAACAATCTTTCAATGATGTGAACTTAAGTTTTCATCAAAAAAAGAATCATCAGGAAAATTTGAAAAAAGAAATTCTCCAAAAAAACATCCGCATAGACGAGATAATTGAAGAAAACAAACACATTAGACGCGAGATAGTAACCGGAGAAGAAAAAATTAGCGAATTAATTAAGTCAGTTAAAGTTACTGAAGAAAATGTGCATAATGCCCATGATGAAAAAAAGCTATTAGAAAAAACCCTTACGGCAGATGAAAACACTTTTTTTGAAGCAAAAGCAAAACTTCAGGAAAAAGAAAAAAGCCTTCGGGAAAAACAAAATGCACAGCGACAAAATGAAGAGCTTTTAAAAGAATTAAATGAAAAAATTACTGATTTTAAAATAAAACTCAGTGGTCTCAGAGAGCGTCTTAAAATTGAATTCAATACTGACATCAATGATTTAATAAATGAAGAATCCGACAAAAGTCTTTCAGAATCTGAGGCCATAGAAAAAACACAAAAACTAAAACACCGCATAGAAACTTTTGGAGAGGTAAATCCAATGGCAATTGAAGCCTATGAAGAAATGAAAAGTCGCTATGACTTTATAATCGAGCAGCGTAAAGACTTAACAGATGCAAAAACATCCTTAGTTACTACCATAAATAAAATTGAAGACACGGCTAAAAGTAGATTTTTAGAAGCTTTTGTAAAAGTCAGAGAAAACTTCCAAATGGTATTTAGGGGTCTTTTTACCGAAGAAGATCAGTGTGATTTGAGTTTAGTTAATCCGGACAATCCCCTTGAATCGGGCATACAAATTTTTGCTCAGCCAAAAGGTAAAAGGCCACAAGTAATTGATCAGCTGAGCGGAGGAGAAAAAGCCTTAACAGCTCTATCCCTTTTATTTTCCCTTTACCTGTTAAAGCCGGCTCCATTCTGCATTTTAGATGAAGTAGATGCTCCTTTGGACGATGCCAATATTGAAAAGTTTAACAAAACAATTCGCTCATTTTCTGAAAAATCTCAGTTTATACTGGTTACTCACAACAAGCTTACCATGTCATCTGTTGATGTGATTTATGGAGTAACTATGGCAGAACAGGGAGTTTCAAAAGTTGTACCTGTTAATTTTAGTGAATTAAAAGCTGCATCTTAA
- a CDS encoding NADPH-dependent oxidoreductase has protein sequence MFVQKIENMILLLNGTNRKDSRTSIISGVYRKILDEKKIDYCFFSLEDLPKNFLSNTMYEKRDPEWQKLMESYIFPAEKIILVAPEYNGSFPGILKLFIDSSDVKKSFHGKKVSLTGVAAGRAGNLRGMEHLSGIFLHLKMSVFHNRLPLSSIENLLDDNGLKDDSTLKLIEKQIDDFLMEIL, from the coding sequence ATGTTTGTACAAAAAATTGAAAATATGATACTACTTTTAAACGGTACAAATAGAAAAGATAGCAGAACTAGCATTATTTCCGGTGTTTACCGCAAGATATTAGATGAAAAAAAGATTGATTACTGCTTTTTTTCGCTGGAAGATTTACCAAAAAACTTCCTGAGCAATACTATGTATGAAAAACGAGATCCGGAATGGCAAAAACTAATGGAATCTTATATTTTTCCGGCAGAAAAAATAATTTTAGTGGCTCCTGAGTATAATGGAAGCTTTCCGGGGATTTTAAAATTATTTATCGATAGTTCAGACGTTAAAAAAAGTTTTCACGGAAAAAAAGTTTCATTAACAGGTGTGGCAGCCGGAAGAGCAGGTAACCTAAGGGGAATGGAACACTTAAGCGGAATTTTTTTACATTTAAAAATGTCTGTTTTTCATAACAGACTCCCACTTTCTTCCATTGAAAACTTATTAGATGATAATGGGCTTAAGGATGATTCTACCTTAAAATTGATTGAGAAACAGATAGATGATTTTTTAATGGAAATTCTCTAG
- a CDS encoding rhodanese-like domain-containing protein: MKNFIVLFFLTITFTSCAGSVNNENVQNVSALDLQEVFLNGSEYLVIDLRTPQEFNRGHIENAININFYGNDFWDKMLKTADEPKDIIVYCASGNRSSRIFSTYMEHRQGKVYHLNRGFQDWVRNNLPIKN, from the coding sequence ATGAAAAATTTTATAGTATTATTTTTTTTAACAATAACCTTCACTTCGTGTGCTGGTTCAGTAAATAATGAAAATGTGCAAAATGTATCTGCACTAGATTTGCAGGAAGTATTTCTAAATGGAAGTGAATATTTGGTTATTGATTTAAGAACTCCACAAGAATTTAATAGAGGTCATATAGAGAATGCCATAAACATAAATTTTTATGGAAATGATTTTTGGGATAAGATGTTGAAAACAGCTGATGAGCCTAAAGATATCATTGTTTACTGTGCAAGTGGAAACAGAAGCAGTAGAATTTTTTCAACCTATATGGAACATCGTCAAGGTAAAGTTTATCATCTCAACAGAGGTTTTCAGGATTGGGTCCGCAATAATTTGCCGATTAAAAATTAA
- the sulP gene encoding sulfate permease, producing the protein MNLTKIIPAAGWIKNYKKSWLNYDISAGLTIGVMLIPQGMAYAMVAGLPPIYGLYAALVPLFIYAVFGTSRYLSVGPVAIVAILVGASILPYAEHGSAEAVKYAVTLSFLVGILQLSMGVFRLGFIVNFLSHPVLAAFTSAAAIIIAFSQLKHVFGLDMESSKFAHEIVLNIIQNIQTLHFPSMITAVIAFALIFLIKKYKKSFPSFLIVVVLGISIVYMGNLHQDGVKVLGEVPSGMPPFTLPLWSELLELLPIAFSIALIGFIESIAIAKKLSENDSDGQPKSNQEFISMGLSNLGGSFFSSFPVAGGFSRSTVNKEAGAKTQLSSIIALAMVLVTLLFLTDMFFYLPKAILATIVIFAVIGLVDFKTPLKLMKLSKGDIFIWIATFLVTLSMGILYGILIGALISLIIIIFRTTQPHFVELGRLPDTPIFRNVKRYENCIKEPGFVVVRFDGPLYFANHEYFSENLFEKIKNNADVEYVVLDAAGINHVDSTAFEMLEKVTAKLKEQGIILVITSLIGPVSDRMEKAGFIDFMGEENFYREVYEAILDISENRMKSKSTIISLKEEFLKGK; encoded by the coding sequence TTGAATCTAACAAAAATTATACCTGCTGCCGGGTGGATAAAAAACTATAAGAAATCTTGGCTAAACTATGATATTTCAGCAGGTTTAACCATAGGCGTAATGCTCATACCTCAGGGTATGGCTTATGCAATGGTTGCGGGCTTACCGCCTATTTATGGTTTGTATGCCGCATTGGTACCTTTGTTTATATATGCAGTTTTTGGAACTTCAAGATATCTTTCTGTCGGACCGGTCGCTATAGTAGCTATTTTAGTGGGCGCAAGTATTTTGCCTTATGCAGAACATGGTTCAGCTGAAGCTGTAAAGTATGCAGTAACACTCAGCTTTTTGGTTGGGATACTGCAATTATCAATGGGTGTTTTTCGCTTGGGTTTTATAGTTAACTTTTTATCACATCCGGTTTTAGCAGCATTTACATCGGCAGCTGCAATTATTATAGCGTTTAGTCAGCTGAAGCATGTGTTCGGACTCGATATGGAGTCCTCTAAGTTTGCTCATGAAATTGTATTAAATATTATACAGAATATACAAACACTGCATTTTCCGAGTATGATAACTGCTGTTATTGCTTTTGCATTAATATTTTTGATAAAAAAGTATAAAAAAAGCTTTCCTTCGTTTTTGATAGTGGTTGTATTGGGAATCTCTATTGTTTACATGGGAAATTTACATCAGGACGGAGTAAAAGTTTTGGGTGAAGTACCTTCCGGAATGCCACCGTTTACATTGCCTTTGTGGTCAGAGCTTTTAGAATTACTGCCTATAGCTTTTTCAATAGCATTAATTGGCTTTATAGAATCTATAGCTATTGCAAAAAAATTGTCAGAAAATGATAGCGATGGGCAACCTAAAAGTAATCAGGAGTTTATTTCTATGGGCTTATCAAATTTAGGAGGCAGCTTTTTTAGTTCTTTTCCGGTTGCCGGTGGTTTTTCAAGATCAACAGTTAATAAGGAGGCCGGAGCAAAAACTCAGCTTTCAAGTATTATTGCTTTGGCAATGGTGTTAGTAACATTACTTTTTTTAACAGACATGTTTTTTTATTTACCAAAAGCTATACTTGCAACGATTGTAATTTTTGCTGTAATAGGTTTGGTTGATTTTAAAACGCCATTAAAATTGATGAAGCTGTCAAAGGGTGATATTTTCATTTGGATAGCCACATTTTTAGTAACCCTCAGTATGGGTATTTTGTATGGGATTTTGATTGGCGCATTGATTTCATTGATTATTATAATTTTTAGAACTACTCAACCACATTTTGTAGAATTAGGCAGACTTCCCGATACTCCAATTTTCAGAAATGTTAAACGTTACGAAAATTGTATAAAAGAGCCGGGATTTGTAGTAGTTAGATTTGATGGTCCTTTATATTTTGCCAATCATGAATATTTTTCTGAGAATTTATTCGAAAAAATCAAAAATAATGCTGATGTTGAATATGTAGTTTTAGACGCAGCCGGGATTAATCATGTGGATTCAACAGCTTTTGAAATGTTGGAAAAAGTTACTGCAAAACTTAAAGAACAGGGAATTATATTAGTTATAACAAGTTTAATAGGGCCGGTTAGTGACAGAATGGAAAAGGCAGGATTTATTGATTTTATGGGCGAAGAAAATTTTTACAGGGAAGTCTATGAGGCTATATTGGATATTTCAGAAAACAGGATGAAATCAAAAAGTACAATTATCAGTTTGAAAGAGGAATTTTTAAAGGGGAAATAG
- a CDS encoding ParA family protein, which yields MGKVIALANQKGGVGKTTSAINLAASFAVLEYKTLLLDVDPQANATSGVGFDPKHIKTSIYECMINEVRPADIILETETPNLYLLPSHLDLVGAEIELINHPNREKIMKTVVNEIKDDYDFIILDCSPSLGLVTVNALTAADSVIIPVQCEYFALEGLGKLLNTIKIVQSRLNPDLLIEGILLTMFDTRLRLSNQIAEEVKRHFNALVFDTIVHRNTRLGEAPSFGKPAIMYDAESSGAINYLNLSREILQKNDITKIPQSDKILE from the coding sequence ATGGGAAAAGTTATAGCATTAGCAAATCAAAAAGGCGGAGTTGGTAAAACAACTTCAGCAATCAATCTGGCTGCCAGTTTTGCAGTCCTGGAATATAAAACTTTATTGCTTGATGTCGACCCTCAGGCAAATGCAACTTCAGGTGTTGGTTTTGACCCTAAGCACATTAAAACCAGCATTTATGAATGTATGATTAATGAAGTTCGTCCGGCAGATATCATTTTGGAAACAGAAACACCAAATTTATACCTCCTCCCCTCTCATCTTGATTTAGTTGGTGCTGAAATAGAACTAATCAACCACCCTAACCGGGAAAAAATAATGAAAACGGTGGTCAATGAGATAAAGGATGATTATGATTTTATAATCTTAGATTGTTCTCCTTCATTGGGACTTGTTACAGTAAATGCCCTTACAGCTGCAGATTCTGTGATAATACCTGTTCAGTGTGAGTATTTTGCATTAGAAGGTTTGGGAAAGTTATTAAATACCATTAAAATAGTTCAAAGCAGATTAAACCCTGATTTACTTATTGAAGGGATTTTGTTAACCATGTTTGACACTCGTTTACGTTTATCAAACCAAATCGCTGAAGAAGTAAAACGTCACTTTAATGCCTTAGTATTTGATACTATAGTACACAGAAATACCCGTTTAGGAGAAGCTCCAAGTTTTGGTAAACCGGCAATTATGTACGATGCAGAAAGCTCGGGAGCAATTAACTATCTAAATCTGTCGCGGGAAATTTTGCAAAAAAATGATATCACTAAAATTCCGCAATCAGACAAAATACTAGAATAA
- a CDS encoding ParB/RepB/Spo0J family partition protein codes for MSKQKEALGKGIRALLEGLDSDVKNESIPEQKKKISGSIIHIPLSQIEINPFQPRVDFDKEKLGELSDSIVVHGVIQPITVRMIQADKYQLIAGERRLRASKMAGLTEVPAFIRTADDQEMLEMALIENIQREDLNSIEIAINYKRLMDECEINHEKLGERLGKNRSTITNYLRLLKLPPEIQSGIKTKKISMGHARAIINVEDPVTQLAIYKDILKRDLSVRKVEEITRNLNDKTKPKDENKKADLSPELKKIEDGLTSLFSTKVRIKKKSKGGEINISFYSKEDLNRILDFLEK; via the coding sequence ATGAGTAAGCAAAAAGAAGCATTAGGAAAAGGAATCAGAGCCTTACTTGAAGGTTTGGATTCGGATGTGAAGAATGAAAGCATTCCTGAGCAGAAAAAAAAGATTTCCGGGAGTATTATACATATCCCCTTATCACAAATTGAGATAAATCCATTTCAACCCAGAGTTGATTTTGATAAAGAAAAATTAGGTGAACTGTCTGACTCTATTGTAGTTCATGGTGTGATTCAACCTATCACAGTGAGAATGATACAAGCAGACAAGTATCAGTTAATAGCCGGTGAAAGAAGATTAAGAGCTTCTAAAATGGCCGGATTAACAGAAGTACCTGCTTTTATCAGAACTGCTGATGATCAGGAAATGCTTGAAATGGCTTTAATCGAGAATATTCAAAGAGAAGATTTAAACTCTATTGAAATTGCTATTAACTATAAACGCCTGATGGATGAGTGTGAAATAAATCACGAAAAATTAGGTGAAAGACTCGGAAAAAACCGCTCTACAATAACAAACTATCTGAGATTGTTAAAGTTACCCCCTGAAATTCAGTCAGGTATTAAAACTAAAAAAATCAGTATGGGTCACGCAAGAGCAATCATTAATGTTGAAGATCCGGTCACGCAACTTGCCATTTATAAAGACATCCTTAAACGCGATTTATCTGTAAGAAAAGTTGAAGAAATTACCAGAAATCTTAATGATAAAACCAAACCTAAAGACGAAAATAAAAAAGCTGATTTATCTCCGGAATTAAAGAAAATTGAAGATGGACTAACCTCTCTTTTCAGTACTAAAGTGAGAATTAAAAAGAAGAGCAAGGGAGGTGAGATTAATATTTCTTTCTATTCTAAAGAAGATTTAAATAGAATTCTCGACTTCCTGGAAAAATAA
- a CDS encoding inorganic diphosphatase — translation MNSWHNISYGEHSPRIVQSIIEIPKGSKGKFELDKETGMLRLDRVLFSSVHYPANYGFIPQTYCEDKDPLDILVISSIQIPHMCILNAKVIGVMRMLDQGEADDKIIAVADNDISVGHIKEIEELPPHTIAEMRRFFEDYKKLEKKESLVQDFLGRQEAYRIVNESIELYKKEIKPNVAEKLYKSL, via the coding sequence ATGAATTCCTGGCATAATATCTCATACGGGGAACACAGCCCCAGAATAGTACAAAGTATAATAGAAATCCCAAAAGGAAGTAAAGGAAAGTTTGAACTCGATAAAGAAACCGGCATGCTAAGACTTGATCGGGTTTTGTTTTCCTCCGTTCACTATCCGGCTAATTATGGTTTCATTCCACAAACCTACTGTGAAGACAAAGATCCTTTAGATATTTTAGTAATTTCCTCGATTCAAATACCCCATATGTGTATTTTGAATGCAAAAGTTATTGGTGTAATGCGAATGCTTGATCAGGGCGAAGCAGATGATAAAATTATTGCTGTTGCTGATAACGATATTTCCGTGGGTCACATAAAAGAAATAGAAGAACTTCCTCCACATACAATTGCTGAAATGAGAAGATTTTTTGAAGATTACAAAAAATTGGAAAAAAAGGAATCGCTGGTACAGGACTTTTTAGGCAGACAAGAAGCTTACAGAATTGTAAACGAAAGTATTGAGCTTTATAAAAAAGAGATCAAACCTAATGTCGCCGAAAAACTCTACAAAAGTTTATAA